TCACCGGCGAGGGCACGTAGGCGGCGAAGCGGCCGGCTTTGAGCATGCCGAAACCGAACTGGATCGCGCCGGATAGCAGCACCGCCAGCAGGAAGGCGGAGAAACTGCCGAGTTGCGCGATCCCGTCGATCACAATCACGACGAGGCCCGCCGCCGGACCGCTCACGCTCAGGCGCGAGCCGCTCAGCACGGCCACCACGAGCCCGCCGACAATGCCCGAGACGAGCCCGGCAAAAGGTTCGACGCCCGATGCATTGGCGATGCCCAGACAAAGCGGCAGCGCCACCAGAAAAACGACCGTGCCCGCTAGCAGGTCGCGCTGAAACGTGGAGAAAAAAGCTCGAAGGTTCATGGTGTCGGTGCAGTAAAGAGTGAGGCCTGGTACGCGGCGAAAGCTGAACCGCTCCGGAGTCGCAAGAGGTGCCGCGTTAAGCGGCGCTGTGGGCGGCGGTCGTGCAGGTCATCGCGTCGTCGGCTTCGTAGCCGGACGTGAGGACTTTGATGCGGCCGTCTTCGAGCGCGAAGATCCAGCCGTGCACGAGCGGCGCCGGATCGGCGTCCCGCACGATAGGGTGCGCGCGTAACCCGCGTACCTGTTCGAGCACGTTCAGCTCGGCGAGGCGGTCGATACGCTGCCGCTCGTTCGCTTGGCCATCCAGTTCTTCGTGATGTGCTTTAGCGAGTGCGCACAGCGGCGCGATCCGCCGATTCACGTGCGGCAGGCCCGGTTCGGGCGGCAGAAGGGCTGCGCGCACGCCGCCGCATCCATAATGGCCGCAGACGATCACATGGCCGACCTTCAGCACCTTCACCGCATATTCGAGGACGCTCGCCGAGTTGTCGTCGCCGGCCTGAAAGAGATTGGCGATGTTGCGGTGGACGAACAGGTCGCCCGGCTCGCAATGCGTGATGGTCTCGGCGGGCACGCGGCTGTCCGAGCAGCCGATCCAGAGCACGTGAGGATTCTGCCCGCGCACCAGATTGCGGAAAAACGCGGGGTTGCGCACGGCGGTTTCGTGCGCCCAGGCGACATTGGCGACGAGGAGGCGTTTGGGACGGTTCATCGAGAGGGCTCCGTAAGTAAGGCGCATTGATTCGGCGCCGAATTCACGGCTACGCTCGCGCGGCCTCATGAGAGGCCGGCTCCAAATCAATTATTACGAAAGCCTTTCTACCAAAAAATAAATCCGCTGTGCACGAAATAAAATTCGCTGTCATGCGCAATAAATAAAAAAAAGCCGCCTGGGAAGGCGGCTTCGTAGATGCAGGGCTTGCGGGCCTGGATTCGCTCAGAACAGGCTGCGGCGATCCGGATCATGCAACGGATCGGGCGTTTTCTGCGTGAGCCGCACAATGCCCTGGTCGTCGAAATAAAAGCTGTACATCATGTACCAGACGTTGTCTTCCAGATAGCGATAGGTCCAGACTTCGCGCTTCATCAACGGAAAGTATGCCGTTTCGACCGGGCGGCCGAAGTTCACCAGCACGTCGCTCTTGGTCCATTTGCCGATTTCCGCGCGGTAGAACTCGTTGGGTTGCAGCACCTGGCGCACGTTGACGATCTTGCCGGATGCGTCGATGTCGGCCGCGGTGGTGGTTTCGCCCATTGGCTGGGTTGGCCACATCAGCCGCTTGCCGCCGTTCGGCAGGTCGTAGCTTTCGCGCGGCGGCCCGAGACGCGCGACGATGGTCGATTCGTCCGCGCCTTGCTGGTATTGCTGCCAGGGCTGCACGCAGCCGGCGAGCACCAATGCGCTCAGGCAAACGAGCGCCGCGCGGCGCAGGCGCCTTGCGGCCGGCGCTCCGATCGAGGCCGCCGTGACGTGGTGGCGGTTGAACATGTATTCCTCCGATGGCGTGTGAGTAGCGGTTTTTATCATCGAGACGCATTATTTTGACACGCGCTGCGGTAAAAGATTTGCGCTTCGTGAAGAGCCGGCCGGGAATGACAGTAACGGTTGCGCCGGCTTGCTTATTCCGTCGTGAACGACCTATGATCCGCGCTTTCACCAATCAGGCGGGGCGATGACGATGGCGAAGTGGCAACGGACGGCGACGGCGCTGGCGGCGATTTTGATGACGGCGGCAGCGCACGCGGCGGGCGAGCCGGCGGCTAAGCCCGTGGCCGGCGCCGCAGCTAGTCCGGCAGCTAGTCCGGCAGCTAGTCCGGCAGTTAGTCCGGTAGCGAAGCCAGCGGCTAACGCCCCAGCAATACCGCCAGCTAACGCCGCAGCGAAGCCCGCGAGCAAACCCACCGGCGCGCCGATCCAACTGGCGCTGATCGAAGGCATGTCCGGCCCGTTCGCCAACGCAGGCGCGGCGGTGGAGCGCAATCTGCGCTTCGGTGTCGAGCAGGTGAACGCGCATGGCGGCGTAAAGCTTGCCGACGGTGCGCATCCGTTCGAACTGGTCGTGCTCGACAGCAAGGGCGGCACCGAAGAGGCGCTCACGCAGCTGCGGGCGGCCGCCGACCGCCATATCGGCTACATCATGCAAGGCAACAGCTCGGCGGTCGCCGCCGCGCTGATCGGCGCGATCGACAAGCAGAACAGCCGCGAACCGGGCAACCGCGAACTGTTTCTCAACTATTCCGCCGACGACCCCGCCCTCACCAACGCCAACTGCAGCTTCTGGCATTTCCGTTTCGACGCTCACGCGGGCATGCGCATGGACGCGCTGGCCGACGTGATCCAGCGCGACAAGGCGGTGAAGAAGGTCTATCTGCTGAACCAGGATTACAGCTTCGGCCACGATGTGAGCAGCCTCGCGCGTTCGGCGCTGGCGGTGAAGCGGCCGGACATCGCGGTGGTCGGCGACGAATTTCATCCGATCGGCCGCGTGAAGGACTTCGCGCCGTACGTCGCGAAGATCCGCGCGAGCGGGGCGGACGCCGTGATCACGGGCAACTGGGGCAACGACCTGACGCTGCTCGTCAAGGCCGCGCGCGAGCAGGGGCTGGACACGAAGTTCTACACGTTCTACGGCAACAGCCTGGGGGCGCCCGCCGCTCTGGGCGACGCCGGCGTGGGCCACGTGGTCGCCGTGGCCGACTGGCATCCGAATGCCGGCGGAGCGGCTTCCGACGCGTGGTACGCCGCCTTCCGGGCCCGCTTCCGGGCCGCGCAGGACGATTATCCGGTGCTGCGCATGCCGCTGATGATCGAAACCCTGGCCGCGGCGATGTCCCGCGCCGGCAGCGCCGACCCGACTGCGGTGGCGCGAGCCCTCGAAGGGATCAAATTCGACAATGGCTTTCACGCCTCGTGGATGCGCGCCGACGACCATCAACTTATCCAGCCCCTTTACGTGATGGAAATGGACAAAGCCGGTACGCCGGGCGTGCATTTCGATAACGAAGGCTCCGGCTACGGCTTTCGCACGGTGCTGGCGTTGCCGCCCGAGCGCACCGTCTTGCCGACCGTCTGCAGGATGAAGCGGCCATGACGCCGGCGAGGCGCGCGCCATCGCCCGATCCAGCGGGGTTCGCGGCCGGAATGGGCTGTGCTACAATACGCGTCCCGTTGTGAGGCAGGCCTTTATCCAAGGCATGTGAGCACACGGGTAACCCACGGCACGGCCTTTCTTCCGTGACCGCCTGTCTAGTTCTTAAGGAAATCGACATGTCCGCAGTTGAAACAAGCAAGAAGTCCGAAGTCGTCGCGCAATTCGCACGCGCAGCTAACGACACCGGCTCCCCCGAAGTTCAGGTCGCGCTGCTCACGACCCGTATCAACGAACTGACCGTTCACTTCAAGGCCCACTCGAAAGACCACCACAGCCGCCGCGGTCTGCTGCGCATGGTGAGCCGCCGTCGTAAGCTGCTCGACTACCTGAAGGGTAAGGACGCGGATCGTTACCGCGCACTGATCGAGAAGCTGGGTCTGCGTAAGTAATCGGCCAGTCGTTCAGCAAGATGCCTGTGTCAGTTCCACTGATACAGGCATTTTGTTTTTGCACGGTGCGCTTCATGTGATGCGCGCCGGCTGTTCTCCGCAGTGGCGTGCCGGTTCATGCGGCGGGAGCAGGAAGCAGCAGTAAAGCAGTAGAGCAGGCAGTAAAAAAGAGATTCATGGCCGGGCTTCAGGGGCGGAGCTTTGTGTCATTCCAGCGGTTCGCGCGCGTACTCAACGTAAAGCGTGGTTCTCTGGAATGGCATAACACTACTCTTCCCATGCGGCGCCGGTCCTGGCGTTGCCGCGCCGCTTCTGGTTCGCGCGGCATTACGAAGAGGAAAAGCAATGACTATGTTCAATAAGATCGTCAAAGAATTTCAGTGGGGACAACATAAAGTTCGCCTCGAAACCGGCGAAATCGCTCGCCAGGCGAGCGGTGCCGTAATCGTCGACGTCGAAGATACCGTGGTGTTGGCCACCGTGGTGGGCGCCAAGACGGCCAAGCCGGGTCAGGACTTTTTTCCGCTGACCGTCGACTACCTCGAAAAGACCTACGCCGCCGGCAAGATTCCGGGTGGCTTCTTCCGTCGCGAAGGCCGTCCGTCGGAAGGCGAAACGCTGATCTCGCGCCTGATCGACCGTCCGTTGCGTCCGCTGTTCCCGGAAGGCTTCTACAACGAAGTCCAGGTCGTGATCCACGTCCTGTCGCTGAACCCGGAAATCCCCGCTGACATTCCCGCGCTGATCGGCGCGTCGGCGGCGCTGGCCGTGTCCGGTCTGCCGTTCAACGGCCCGGTCGGCGCAGCACGCGTGGCCTACATCAACAACGAATACGTGTTGAACCCGACGCGTCCGCAAATGAAGGAATCGGCGCTCGACCTGATCGTCGCCGGTACGGAACGCGCGGTGCTGATGGTGGAATCGGAAGCGCAGCAACTGAGCGAAGAAGTGATGCTCGGCGGCGTGGTGTTCGGTCATGAGCAAATGCAGATCGCGATCGACGCGATCCACGATCTGGTTCGCGAAGGCGGCAAGCCGGAATGGGACTGGAAGCCGGCAGCGAAGAACGAGCCGCTGATCGCACGCGTAACGGAATTGGCGCAAGCCGACCTGCTCGCCGCTTACCAGTTGCGCGACAAGCAGGCCCGTTCGGCCAAGCTGAAGGAAATCTACGCAGCCACGTCGGCGAAGCTGGAAGAAGACGCGGCAGCAGGCGGCACGGTGGCGGCCGACAAGGCAACCGTCGGCAACGTGCTGTTCGATATCGAAGCGAAGATCGTCCGTACGCAGATCCTGAACGGCGAGCCGCGTATCGACGGCCGCGACACGCGTACCGTGCGCCCGATCGAAATCCGTACCGGCGTGCTGCCGCGTACGCACGGTTCGGCACTGTTCACGCGCGGCGAAACGCAAGCGCTGGTGGTGGCCACGTTGGGCACGAAGGGCGACGAGCAGAATATCGACGCGCTCGAAGGCGAGTACCGCGAACGCTTCATGCTCCACTACAACATGCCTCCGTTCGCGACCGGCGAAACGGGCCGCGTCGGTTCGCCGAAGCGCCGTGAAATCGGTCACGGCCGCCTGGCCAAGCGCGCGCTGGCTGCGTGCCTGCCGAGCGCCGACGAATTCGGCTACTCGATTCGCGTCGTGTCGGAAATCACGGAATCGAACGGTTCCTCGTCGATGGCTTCGGTGTGCGGCGGCTGCCTCGCGCTGATGGACGCCGGCGTGCCGATGAAGGCGCACGTCGCCGGCATCGCGATGGGCCTGATCCTGGAAGGCAACAAGTTTGCCGTGCTGACCGACATCCTCGGCGACGAAGATCACCTCGGCGACATGGACTTCAAGGTGGCGGGCACGGAACAAGGCGTGACCGCGCTGCAAATGGACATCAAGATCCAGGGCATCACCAAGGAAATCATGCAGGTCGCCCTCGCGCAAGCGAAGGAAGGCCGTCTGCATATCCTCGGCAAGATGACCTCGGCGGTGTCGGGCGCGAACACGGTGCTGTCGGACTACGCACCGCGCATGATCACCATCAAGATCAATCCGGAAAAGATCCGCGACGTGATCGGCAAGGGTGGTTCGGTAATCCGCGCGCTGACCGAAGAAACCGGCACGACGATCGATATTTCGGACGACGGCGTCGTCACCATCGCCAGCACGAGCAGCGAAGGCATGGCCGAAGCGAAGAAGCGTATCGAGAACATCACGCTGGAAGTCGAAGTGGGCCAGGTGTACGAAGGCACCGTGCTCAAGCTGCTCGATTTCGGCGCGATCGTGAACATCCTGCCGGGCAAGGACGGTCTGCTGCACATCTCCGAAATCGCCAACGAGCGTATCAAGGACATCAACGACTACCTGAAAGACGGCCAGCAGGTGAAGGTCAAGGTCATCCAGACGGACGAAAAGGGCCGCGTGCGTTTGTCGGCCAAGGCGTTGCTGAACGACGCGGCGAATGGTGCGCCGCAAGGCGAGCCGACGCCGCAGCAGTAATGCGGTAGCGGGACAACGGCCGGCAGCGTGAATGCGCGCCGGCCGTTTTTCATGAAGGGTTCAGGTGCATTGCGCTGCACGCGGGCGCCCCGGAGAAAATCCCGTCGGGCAGGCAAACGGGTACTCTGTTTGTTCATGCCGGCATGCAACGCAATCCAATCTTGGAGCTGACGCAGATGAAAGCGATCGAAATCACCGAATTCGGTGCACCGGAAGTCCTGAAGCTGGCCGAGCGGCCCACGCCGCAGCCGGCCGCGGGCGAGGTGCTGATCAAGGTGGCCGCATCCGGCATCAACCGTCCGGACGTGTTCCAGCGCAAAGGCGGCTATGCGCCGCCGCCGGGCGCGTCGGATCTGCCGGGGCTGGAAGTGGCGGGAGAAATTGTCGGCGGTACGATCGACGAGAAGAACAACCCGTTTGGCCTGAAAGTCGGCGATCGCGTATGCGCGTTGCTCGCCGGCGGCGGCTATGCGGAATACGCGGTCGCACCGCTGCTGCAGTGCCTGCCGGTGCCGGCAGGCTTGTCGGACGTCGAAGCGGCTTCGCTGCCGGAAACATTCTTCACGGTGTGGAGCAATGTGTTCGACCGTGCTCAACTCGGCAAGGGGGAAGGTGCGCCGGACGAAACGCTGCTGGTACAAGGCGGTTCCAGCGGCATCGGCGTGACGGCGATCCAGATTGCGCATGCGCTCGGTTTTCGCGTGTTCGCGACCGCCGGGTCGGACGAGAAGTGCCGCGCGTGCGAAGCGTTGGGCGCCGAGCGGGCGATCAACTACAAGACTGAAGATTTCGTCGAAGTGATCAAGTCGCTGACCAACGATCGCGGTGTCGACGTGGTTCTCGACATGGTGGCGGGCAGTTATGTGTCGCGTGAGCTGACGGCTTTGGCCGACGGCGGACGCATCGTGCTGATCGCATTGCTGGGCGGCGCGAAAGCGGAACTGAACCTGAACGAAGTGCTGCGCCGCCGTTTGACGGTGACCGGTTCGACGCTGCGTCCGCGGCCGATCGAATTCAAGGCGAAGATTGCCGCGCAACTGAAAGAGCGCGTCTGGCCGCATCTCGAAGATGGCAGCATCAAGCCCGTGGTGCATCGCGTGTTTCCGGCCGCGCAGGCTGCCGACGCACACGCGCTGATGGAAAGCAGCACGCATGTCGGCAAGATCGTGCTGTCTTGGGGCCAGGACGCTTGACACGGTCGGTTTGACCCGATCCACCCCACGCAGTAAAATTGCGCGTTTTGCGCACGCCGCATGAATCCGCAAGGCGGACTGTAAGCGCAAACAAAAGTCCGCCGCCAAGACAAGACGAGACGATGTCGAAACAACGAGCCAAACTGGTAGTCGGTAACTGGAAGATGCACGGGCGCCTCGCCGATAACGCCACGCTGTTGCAGGCGGTGGCGCAAGGCGCGGGCGAATTGCCGGCCGAAGTGCGCGTCGGTGTCTGCGTGCCGAGCCCGTATCTCGCGCAGTCTCAATCGTTGCTGGAAGGCAGCCGGGTGGTGTGGGGCGTGCAGGACGTGTCAGCGTTTACGCATGGCGCCTACACCGGCGAAGTGGCCGCGCCGATGGCGGTGGATTTCGGCGCCACGCTGGCGATCGTCGGGCATTCGGAGCGCCGTGCCTATCATCGCGAGAGCGCCGAGCTGGTCGCGGTGAAAACGCAACGCGCGCTCGAAGCGGGTTTGACGCCGATCGTTTGTGTCGGCGAAACGCTTGAAGAGCGCGAAGCCGGTTTGACTGAGCAGGTGGTCGGCACGCAACTGGACGAAGTGCTGGCGAAATTGTCGGAGCAGGAGGCGGCGCGCATTGTCGTCGCGTATGAGCCAGTCTGGGCCATCGGCACGGGCAAGAGCGCGAGTTCGGAGCAGGCGCAGGCCGTTCATGCGTTCCTGCGCGCGCGTCTGGCGGCAAAGGGCGTGGCGGTGGCGGATGTGCCGCTGTTGTACGGTGGCAGCGTGAAACCGGAAAACGCGGAAGAATTGTTCCGCCAGCCGGATATCGACGGCGGCCTGATCGGCGGCGCGTCGTTGAAAGCCCAGGATTTCCTGGCGATCTGCAAGGCGGCGGCCGCAACGAGCGTCGCCGATTGAGCAGGGCGCCTTGGCGAGGATGACCCCATCCCGTGCAACACGCAGTGTGTAGCGCGGTTAAATAAAGACTCAGGTGAGTGTAATGCTGTATTTGAAAACATTGATTATCGTCGTTCAGCTGTTGTCGGCACTCGGGGTTATTGGCCTCGTGTTGCTGCAGCACGGCAAAGGCGCCGATATGGGCGCGGCTTTTGGTAGCGGAGCGTCCGGCAGTCTGTTCGGCGCGACCGGTTCTGCAAACTTTTTGTCACGTACGACAGCCGTTCTCGCGGCGGTGTTTTTTGTCACCACGCTGACACTCACTTACCTCGGAGCATATCGCGCGAAACCTTCCGCAGGCGTGCTGGGCGCGGCTGTGACGGCTCCGGTTGCCGCTTCTGCCGCTTCGGCGGCGGCGGGCGGTTCGGCTGTTTTGCCGGCATCAGCTGCGTCCATTCCGGCGACCGACGTGCCGAAATAAAATTTTCGTTCAAGGTGCTTTTGTGCGTTGAACAAACTGTTTAGACCAGTTATAATTCAAGTCTTGAAGCGATTCGCGGGTTTTATAAGTTGTTTTCCCGGATTGCATGCAGTGCCGACGTGGTGAAATTGGTAGACACGCTATCTTGAGGGGGTAGTGGCGAAAGCTGTGCGAGTTCGAGTCTCGCCGTCGGCACCAAAATGTTATCTAAATGCCAGCCGCTTGCTTCGCTTCGGCTGGCATTTTCACTTCTGGCGTGCGGCTTGCGTTGGGCTTGCGGCATGTGCG
This genomic stretch from Paraburkholderia dioscoreae harbors:
- a CDS encoding branched-chain amino acid ABC transporter substrate-binding protein, encoding MTMAKWQRTATALAAILMTAAAHAAGEPAAKPVAGAAASPAASPAASPAVSPVAKPAANAPAIPPANAAAKPASKPTGAPIQLALIEGMSGPFANAGAAVERNLRFGVEQVNAHGGVKLADGAHPFELVVLDSKGGTEEALTQLRAAADRHIGYIMQGNSSAVAAALIGAIDKQNSREPGNRELFLNYSADDPALTNANCSFWHFRFDAHAGMRMDALADVIQRDKAVKKVYLLNQDYSFGHDVSSLARSALAVKRPDIAVVGDEFHPIGRVKDFAPYVAKIRASGADAVITGNWGNDLTLLVKAAREQGLDTKFYTFYGNSLGAPAALGDAGVGHVVAVADWHPNAGGAASDAWYAAFRARFRAAQDDYPVLRMPLMIETLAAAMSRAGSADPTAVARALEGIKFDNGFHASWMRADDHQLIQPLYVMEMDKAGTPGVHFDNEGSGYGFRTVLALPPERTVLPTVCRMKRP
- a CDS encoding carbonic anhydrase, giving the protein MNRPKRLLVANVAWAHETAVRNPAFFRNLVRGQNPHVLWIGCSDSRVPAETITHCEPGDLFVHRNIANLFQAGDDNSASVLEYAVKVLKVGHVIVCGHYGCGGVRAALLPPEPGLPHVNRRIAPLCALAKAHHEELDGQANERQRIDRLAELNVLEQVRGLRAHPIVRDADPAPLVHGWIFALEDGRIKVLTSGYEADDAMTCTTAAHSAA
- a CDS encoding NAD(P)H-quinone oxidoreductase; its protein translation is MKAIEITEFGAPEVLKLAERPTPQPAAGEVLIKVAASGINRPDVFQRKGGYAPPPGASDLPGLEVAGEIVGGTIDEKNNPFGLKVGDRVCALLAGGGYAEYAVAPLLQCLPVPAGLSDVEAASLPETFFTVWSNVFDRAQLGKGEGAPDETLLVQGGSSGIGVTAIQIAHALGFRVFATAGSDEKCRACEALGAERAINYKTEDFVEVIKSLTNDRGVDVVLDMVAGSYVSRELTALADGGRIVLIALLGGAKAELNLNEVLRRRLTVTGSTLRPRPIEFKAKIAAQLKERVWPHLEDGSIKPVVHRVFPAAQAADAHALMESSTHVGKIVLSWGQDA
- the pnp gene encoding polyribonucleotide nucleotidyltransferase, with the translated sequence MTMFNKIVKEFQWGQHKVRLETGEIARQASGAVIVDVEDTVVLATVVGAKTAKPGQDFFPLTVDYLEKTYAAGKIPGGFFRREGRPSEGETLISRLIDRPLRPLFPEGFYNEVQVVIHVLSLNPEIPADIPALIGASAALAVSGLPFNGPVGAARVAYINNEYVLNPTRPQMKESALDLIVAGTERAVLMVESEAQQLSEEVMLGGVVFGHEQMQIAIDAIHDLVREGGKPEWDWKPAAKNEPLIARVTELAQADLLAAYQLRDKQARSAKLKEIYAATSAKLEEDAAAGGTVAADKATVGNVLFDIEAKIVRTQILNGEPRIDGRDTRTVRPIEIRTGVLPRTHGSALFTRGETQALVVATLGTKGDEQNIDALEGEYRERFMLHYNMPPFATGETGRVGSPKRREIGHGRLAKRALAACLPSADEFGYSIRVVSEITESNGSSSMASVCGGCLALMDAGVPMKAHVAGIAMGLILEGNKFAVLTDILGDEDHLGDMDFKVAGTEQGVTALQMDIKIQGITKEIMQVALAQAKEGRLHILGKMTSAVSGANTVLSDYAPRMITIKINPEKIRDVIGKGGSVIRALTEETGTTIDISDDGVVTIASTSSEGMAEAKKRIENITLEVEVGQVYEGTVLKLLDFGAIVNILPGKDGLLHISEIANERIKDINDYLKDGQQVKVKVIQTDEKGRVRLSAKALLNDAANGAPQGEPTPQQ
- the rpsO gene encoding 30S ribosomal protein S15 gives rise to the protein MSAVETSKKSEVVAQFARAANDTGSPEVQVALLTTRINELTVHFKAHSKDHHSRRGLLRMVSRRRKLLDYLKGKDADRYRALIEKLGLRK
- the secG gene encoding preprotein translocase subunit SecG, coding for MLYLKTLIIVVQLLSALGVIGLVLLQHGKGADMGAAFGSGASGSLFGATGSANFLSRTTAVLAAVFFVTTLTLTYLGAYRAKPSAGVLGAAVTAPVAASAASAAAGGSAVLPASAASIPATDVPK
- the tpiA gene encoding triose-phosphate isomerase, producing MSKQRAKLVVGNWKMHGRLADNATLLQAVAQGAGELPAEVRVGVCVPSPYLAQSQSLLEGSRVVWGVQDVSAFTHGAYTGEVAAPMAVDFGATLAIVGHSERRAYHRESAELVAVKTQRALEAGLTPIVCVGETLEEREAGLTEQVVGTQLDEVLAKLSEQEAARIVVAYEPVWAIGTGKSASSEQAQAVHAFLRARLAAKGVAVADVPLLYGGSVKPENAEELFRQPDIDGGLIGGASLKAQDFLAICKAAAATSVAD